A stretch of the Zonotrichia albicollis isolate bZonAlb1 chromosome 29, bZonAlb1.hap1, whole genome shotgun sequence genome encodes the following:
- the UQCR11 gene encoding cytochrome b-c1 complex subunit 10 produces the protein MAMLNQLLGPRYAELLRTWTPTLATWGGVAGIGVIWATDWKLVLQYVPYIGGKYKTED, from the exons ATGGCCATGTTGAACCAGCTGCTGGGGCCGCGCTACGCGGAACTGCTGCGGACctg GACCCCCACCCTGGCGACATGGGGTGGTGTGGCTGGCATTGGGGTGATCTGGGCCACAGACTGGAAGCTGGTCTTGCAGTACGTTCCCTACATTGGCGGCAAGTACAAAACTGAAGACTGA